The genomic interval ATCAACACGATCGTTTCCGGCCGTTGCACGAATAAAAACAAACTGTACAGGATATTTTTCGTCTAAAATTTCAACCTCATCCCAATCCACTTTTCCCTGAAATTCAGAAACATCGATTCCAACAACTTTTCCTTTATGATTTTCGAGAACACGAATATTTCGTACATCAGATAAATGCTTATCTACCTCATCCTCATCCAGAACTTTCTCTGATCTAAATCCGAGATAATAAGCTAATCCTTTACGATAATGATATACAATTCCGACAAATAAAAGCGAGAAGAATATTAGCAGCAGCCCCCGAAAAAGCTTGCTTAGAAAAGATCTTCCTGCAGGTTTTCTTGAATATGTTTTACGATAAGTCGTTTTTCTTGCCATTACAATAGAACTACTTTTTCTTCAGAAATAAATTATTTATGATTGACAACAACACATAAAAAGTGATAATTAAAGGAATTGCGCCAAAATGAAACAATAAAAGTAAAACGAATGAAATTGTCAAAAACACAATTTGTAACGCATTATCCTTTAAATTAAACTTCTTAAATTTTAAAGAAAACAAAGGAATTTCGGCATTCATGATATAAGCACTACATAACGTAATTACTAATAAAACCCATTGATTTGTTAAGATTTCAAGTAACACCAATGAATCTGAGAACTTCAGAACCAATGGAAGACTCATCATGAAAAGTGAATTTGCCGGAGTTGGCAAACCAATGAATGAATCTGTCTGGCGAGTATCTATATTAAAGTTAGCCAGTCTGTAGCAAGAACCTAAAGTTACGATAAATCCTAAAAAAGGAATAAAAGGATTTGTTCCTAATTCGTGAGCACTATTGTTAAACAAGGTATACATTACATAACCTGGCGCAACTCCGCTCGTAACCATATCTGCCAATGAATCCAGCTGTAAACCAAGCGGACTTGAAACTTTGAATAATCTGGCAAAGAAACCATCAAAAAAATCAAAAAAGATTCCAAGGCAAACCATGTAAAAAGCCATTTCATAATCGGCTTTCGAAACAAAAACTATTGCAATACAGCCGCAAAAAAGGTTTATTAAAGTAATTAAATTCGGAATGTGTTTTTTGATATTCATGTTTTATAAATTTTGATAATCTCGGAGAACAAATTTAGCATAATAAGTACATGAAAAACGTGTTTTAGAAATTGTTTTTTAATAGAAATTCTGAGTTTGGTATTATTTCTAAAAAGGAAGAAATTAGATGAGTAAAATATTCTATTTTTGGTAAAAATTAAGATTAGGCCTGTGCCTGCAAAAAATTAGCTTTTGAAAAAACTTTTTGCATTTTTATTATTTTGGAGTTTTGCTTCGCAATATGGCCAAACTGTTCGAAAATATTCGAATGAGTTTATGAATATTGG from Flavobacterium sp. carries:
- a CDS encoding CDP-alcohol phosphatidyltransferase family protein, whose translation is MNIKKHIPNLITLINLFCGCIAIVFVSKADYEMAFYMVCLGIFFDFFDGFFARLFKVSSPLGLQLDSLADMVTSGVAPGYVMYTLFNNSAHELGTNPFIPFLGFIVTLGSCYRLANFNIDTRQTDSFIGLPTPANSLFMMSLPLVLKFSDSLVLLEILTNQWVLLVITLCSAYIMNAEIPLFSLKFKKFNLKDNALQIVFLTISFVLLLLFHFGAIPLIITFYVLLSIINNLFLKKK